The Actinomadura sp. WMMB 499 genome includes a window with the following:
- a CDS encoding ABC transporter substrate-binding protein, whose product MQKIRRGAAALAACATAAAALTACGGSGGGSGSSDSLTVATMTLPQSLDPKDAAGSALPFFQAAYDTLIKREPDGSYSPMLATKWEYNGDRTELALTLRGDVKFDDGTPFDASAVKANMERFAKGGGGMAKTLADVEKIEVTDATHAVLHLKQPNPAMLFYLSDAAGLMANPAKFDDAGDPLKTKPDGTGPYDLDSGRTAIGTKWVYKAATGYWGTKLPYKELTFQYFDNETAIVNGLKTGQVNAAVLQTANAQARIEEDPGVETQKQEFDFQGILLFDRDGKIAPALAEPKVRQALNHAIDRATMLAKIRQGRGEVTSQVFGTESVAYQEELDSHYSYDPAKAKQLLEEAGYADGFELKLPRISAIVSDALASSLQTYFKAIGVELTWDDMDQSAVRRIFTDREYPGMVMNIGQSSSDWVAIGELVLPGTFNFFGTTDGTVRKLLPQIAAAQAQEAEPQLHELNRHLVEDAWFVPFYRLSYLHVSDGDVTIEPQSGMALPSIYNYAPAE is encoded by the coding sequence ATGCAGAAGATCAGGAGAGGCGCCGCGGCCCTCGCGGCGTGCGCCACGGCGGCGGCCGCGCTCACCGCGTGCGGCGGCTCGGGCGGCGGGAGCGGCTCGTCCGACTCCCTCACCGTCGCGACGATGACGCTGCCGCAGAGCCTCGACCCCAAGGACGCGGCGGGCAGCGCGCTGCCGTTCTTCCAGGCGGCCTACGACACGCTGATCAAGCGCGAGCCGGACGGCTCGTACAGCCCGATGCTCGCCACGAAGTGGGAGTACAACGGCGACCGCACCGAGCTGGCGCTCACCCTGCGCGGTGACGTGAAGTTCGACGACGGCACGCCGTTCGACGCGTCCGCCGTGAAGGCCAACATGGAGCGGTTCGCCAAGGGCGGCGGCGGGATGGCCAAGACGCTCGCGGACGTCGAGAAGATCGAGGTCACGGACGCCACGCACGCCGTGCTGCACCTCAAGCAGCCGAACCCGGCGATGCTGTTCTACCTGAGCGACGCGGCCGGGCTCATGGCCAACCCGGCGAAGTTCGACGACGCGGGCGACCCGCTGAAGACGAAGCCGGACGGCACCGGCCCCTACGACCTCGACTCCGGCCGGACGGCCATCGGCACCAAGTGGGTGTACAAGGCCGCCACCGGTTACTGGGGCACGAAGCTGCCCTACAAGGAACTGACGTTCCAGTACTTCGACAACGAGACCGCGATCGTCAACGGGCTCAAGACCGGGCAGGTCAACGCGGCCGTCCTGCAGACGGCCAACGCGCAGGCCCGCATCGAGGAGGACCCGGGCGTCGAGACGCAGAAGCAGGAGTTCGACTTCCAGGGCATCCTGCTGTTCGACCGAGACGGGAAGATCGCGCCCGCGCTCGCCGAGCCGAAGGTGCGGCAGGCGCTCAACCACGCGATCGACCGCGCGACGATGCTCGCCAAGATCCGGCAGGGGCGCGGCGAGGTGACGAGCCAGGTGTTCGGCACCGAGAGCGTCGCCTACCAGGAAGAGCTCGACTCCCACTACTCCTACGACCCGGCGAAGGCCAAGCAGTTGCTCGAGGAGGCCGGGTACGCGGACGGCTTCGAGCTCAAGCTGCCGCGGATCTCCGCGATCGTCTCCGACGCGCTCGCCTCCTCCCTGCAGACGTACTTCAAGGCGATCGGCGTCGAGCTGACCTGGGACGACATGGACCAGTCGGCCGTCCGGCGCATCTTCACCGACCGCGAGTACCCCGGCATGGTCATGAACATCGGCCAGTCGTCCAGCGACTGGGTCGCGATCGGCGAGCTGGTGCTGCCCGGCACCTTCAACTTCTTCGGCACCACCGACGGGACCGTGCGGAAGCTGCTGCCGCAGATCGCCGCCGCCCAGGCGCAGGAGGCGGAGCCGCAGCTCCACGAGCTGAACCGGCACCTCGTGGAGGACGCCTGGTTCGTCCCGTTCTACCGGCTGTCCTACCTGCACGTCTCGGACGGCGACGTGACGATCGAGCCGCAGTCCGGCATGGCCCTGCCCTCGATCTACAACTACGCGCCGGCCGAATGA
- a CDS encoding ABC transporter permease, giving the protein MLSFVLRRTAAGVVLLFVISVLSYLLLSIPDNDVGRQLLGNRAAQDLVDAKNAELGLDRPVLAQYADWLAHALRGDFGTSWFTGEDVVQSISTRLPVTLSLMAGVTLVSAVLSLLLGVWAGVRRGPVDRFVQILGVVGYALPGFLVTLVIVVVFAVRLGWFPAVGYIGFGESPSGWLSTITLPIASLSVAAVAGVSQQVRGAVIDVLRQDYVRTLRARGLPPGRILFRHVLRNAAAPPLTVLGLQFVGMLGGAVLVEQIFGLPGIGSMTVTYTTRGDIPMIMAIVLVTVVGVIAVNLLVDVLIGWLNPKARAS; this is encoded by the coding sequence ATGCTGAGCTTCGTACTGCGCAGGACCGCGGCGGGGGTCGTGCTCCTGTTCGTCATCTCCGTCCTGTCCTACCTGCTCCTGTCGATCCCCGACAACGACGTGGGCCGCCAGCTCCTGGGCAACCGTGCCGCGCAGGATCTCGTGGACGCCAAGAACGCCGAACTGGGCCTCGACCGTCCCGTCCTCGCCCAGTACGCCGACTGGCTCGCGCACGCACTGCGCGGCGACTTCGGCACGTCCTGGTTCACCGGCGAGGACGTCGTGCAGTCCATCTCCACGCGGCTGCCGGTCACGCTGAGCCTGATGGCCGGGGTGACGCTGGTCAGCGCCGTCCTGTCGCTGCTGCTCGGCGTGTGGGCCGGGGTGCGGCGCGGGCCGGTCGACCGGTTCGTCCAGATCCTCGGCGTGGTCGGGTACGCGCTGCCCGGCTTCCTCGTCACCCTCGTGATCGTCGTGGTGTTCGCGGTGCGGCTCGGCTGGTTCCCGGCCGTCGGCTACATCGGGTTCGGCGAGTCGCCGTCCGGCTGGCTGTCCACGATCACGCTGCCGATCGCGTCGCTGTCGGTCGCGGCCGTCGCGGGCGTCTCCCAGCAGGTGCGCGGCGCCGTCATCGACGTGCTCCGCCAGGACTACGTCCGGACGCTGCGCGCCCGCGGGCTGCCGCCCGGCCGGATCCTGTTCCGGCACGTGCTGCGCAACGCGGCGGCGCCGCCGCTGACGGTCCTCGGCCTGCAGTTCGTCGGGATGCTCGGCGGCGCGGTGCTGGTCGAGCAGATCTTCGGGCTGCCCGGCATCGGCAGCATGACCGTCACCTACACCACCCGCGGCGACATCCCGATGATCATGGCGATCGTGCTGGTCACGGTGGTCGGCGTCATCGCGGTGAACCTGCTGGTGGACGTCCTGATCGGCTGGCTCAACCCGAAGGCGAGGGCGTCGTGA
- a CDS encoding family 20 glycosylhydrolase has protein sequence MPAPIPLPQHLTPLDGPAAPLGRRLRIAVPSESLRPLGETVADLLARLHAAETTVTAGPDGPDGDLRLALGTPSGPAAIHPPQGTDPRTAAFHPPAADIPTTPTGPDAAAAPAAADLSGAAGSTAPSLAPADSTPAGGPTPFGGREGYELVVDGDGRATVTAGDAEGLFRGAVTFAQLLQVDADGFAVPRVRIADGPAYAWRGLSLDVVRRFFTVDQVKKVVDLLALYKFNVLHLHLSDSQAWRLEIGAWPRLTDPRTWPGRATNADDGVRPYYTADDYREIVAYAAARFLTVVPELDMPGHVLAAVRAYPELQGPDEPVHKLLAYLHPRGDATFGFVEDVLGAVAALTPGPFVHVGGDEAFGMPDELYREFVARALEIGRATGKRVVAWQEAARSGALTPADVVQEWVGAGDEFDADAARERIPAEYHALVDAMAAAFAESARDVPAAVAAGTPVLASASSVMYLDRRYAEDSRDAAQTARRTEVGHESYPPRTCRELFDWTPGTLTEIPDGADLAGVEAAIWCETVEGFDDLAFLLLPKLPGIAEKAWTPARTEWDGYRARLASHPAWWEALGWHDHYRSTAVFGG, from the coding sequence GTGCCGGCACCGATCCCGCTCCCGCAACACCTGACGCCCCTCGACGGCCCCGCCGCACCCCTCGGACGCCGGCTCCGCATCGCCGTCCCGTCCGAGTCCCTGCGCCCCCTCGGCGAGACGGTCGCCGACCTCCTCGCCCGCCTCCACGCCGCCGAGACCACCGTCACCGCCGGCCCCGACGGCCCCGACGGCGACCTCCGCCTCGCCTTGGGCACCCCGTCCGGCCCCGCCGCGATCCACCCCCCGCAAGGCACCGACCCCCGCACCGCCGCCTTCCACCCACCGGCCGCCGATATCCCCACCACCCCGACCGGCCCGGATGCCGCGGCCGCTCCGGCTGCCGCGGATCTCTCCGGTGCGGCCGGTTCGACCGCCCCGAGCCTCGCCCCGGCCGACTCGACCCCGGCCGGTGGGCCGACGCCCTTCGGGGGACGGGAGGGGTACGAGCTGGTCGTGGACGGTGACGGCAGGGCCACCGTCACCGCCGGGGACGCCGAGGGGCTGTTCCGGGGCGCGGTGACGTTCGCGCAGCTCCTCCAGGTGGACGCGGACGGGTTCGCCGTGCCCCGGGTGCGGATCGCGGACGGGCCCGCGTACGCGTGGCGGGGGCTGTCGCTCGACGTGGTGCGGCGGTTCTTCACCGTCGACCAGGTGAAGAAGGTCGTCGACCTGCTGGCCCTCTACAAGTTCAACGTCCTGCACCTGCATCTCAGCGACAGCCAGGCGTGGCGGCTGGAGATCGGCGCGTGGCCCCGGCTGACCGACCCGCGGACCTGGCCGGGGCGGGCGACGAACGCGGACGACGGCGTCCGCCCGTACTACACGGCGGACGACTACCGCGAGATCGTCGCGTACGCGGCGGCCCGCTTCCTCACCGTCGTGCCCGAACTCGACATGCCGGGGCACGTGCTGGCGGCCGTCCGCGCCTACCCCGAGCTGCAGGGACCGGACGAGCCGGTGCACAAGCTGCTCGCGTACCTGCATCCGCGCGGGGACGCGACGTTCGGGTTCGTCGAGGACGTCCTGGGCGCGGTGGCGGCGCTCACGCCGGGGCCGTTCGTGCACGTCGGCGGCGACGAGGCGTTCGGCATGCCGGACGAGCTGTACCGGGAGTTCGTGGCGCGCGCGCTGGAGATCGGGCGGGCGACGGGCAAGCGGGTCGTCGCGTGGCAGGAGGCGGCCCGTTCGGGCGCGCTGACTCCGGCGGACGTCGTGCAGGAGTGGGTGGGCGCGGGGGACGAGTTCGACGCCGACGCGGCCCGCGAGCGGATCCCGGCCGAGTACCACGCGCTGGTCGACGCGATGGCGGCGGCGTTCGCCGAGTCGGCGCGCGACGTCCCGGCCGCCGTCGCCGCCGGAACGCCGGTGCTGGCCTCGGCCAGCAGCGTCATGTACCTCGACCGCCGGTACGCCGAGGACTCGCGGGACGCGGCGCAGACCGCGCGGCGCACGGAGGTCGGGCACGAGTCGTACCCGCCGCGCACCTGCCGCGAGCTGTTCGACTGGACGCCCGGCACGCTCACCGAGATCCCGGACGGCGCGGACCTCGCGGGCGTCGAGGCGGCGATCTGGTGCGAGACGGTCGAGGGGTTCGACGACCTCGCGTTCCTGCTGCTGCCGAAGCTGCCGGGCATCGCCGAGAAGGCGTGGACGCCCGCCCGCACGGAGTGGGACGGCTACCGCGCCCGCCTGGCCTCCCACCCCGCGTGGTGGGAGGCGCTCGGCTGGCACGACCACTACCGCTCCACGGCGGTCTTCGGCGGGTAG
- a CDS encoding dipeptide/oligopeptide/nickel ABC transporter permease/ATP-binding protein yields MSETVVREAPEPAVRRSGAARRLLRNPLGLIPAVLLAAIVVAVLLAPVLSPQDPNAADLADSFGGATAGHPLGFDSAGRDLLSRLLHGGRFTLGGALIALAVALALGVPSGLLAGYRGGPFDTAASWTVDLVMALPAMVVLLASRAILGNTVWVLMVVLGVLVAPSFFRLVRGIVAGVRGELYVDAAKVSGLTDLRIIARHVLIVVRAPIIIQIALVAGLAIGLQAGLEFLGIGSGDTPTWGAMLNEAFQNMQQAPTMIVWPGLALGLTSASLVLLASALRDALEDRSDARAARPARAARPARRAPAPAVPADAAGRADLLSVRGLAVSYGTNEVVHGIDLDVRAGEIVGLVGESGSGKSQTAFSVLGILPEGGRVSGGSVTVRGREIVGLPEREHRALRGGVVAYVPQEPMSNLDPSFTIGAQLVEPMRYKLGISKGEARGRALDLLRQVEIADPERTFRAYPHEISGGMAQRVLIAGAMSCDPELLIADEPTTALDVLVQAEILGLLRRLQAERDLGVLLVTHNLGVVADLCDRVNVMHDGRIVESGPAGRVLGEPTEPYTRRLLGAVLDDVPAREPWRPARKERT; encoded by the coding sequence GTGAGCGAAACCGTAGTGCGCGAGGCGCCGGAACCGGCCGTCCGGCGGTCCGGTGCGGCGCGCAGGCTGCTGCGCAACCCGCTCGGGCTGATCCCGGCCGTGCTGCTCGCCGCGATCGTCGTCGCGGTGCTGCTCGCGCCCGTGCTCAGCCCGCAGGACCCGAACGCCGCCGACCTCGCCGACTCGTTCGGCGGCGCCACCGCCGGGCATCCCCTCGGCTTCGACTCCGCCGGCCGCGACCTGCTGTCCCGGCTGCTGCACGGCGGCCGGTTCACCCTCGGCGGCGCGCTCATCGCCCTGGCGGTCGCGCTCGCGCTCGGCGTCCCGTCCGGGCTGCTCGCCGGGTACCGGGGCGGCCCGTTCGACACCGCCGCGAGCTGGACCGTCGACCTCGTCATGGCGCTGCCCGCGATGGTCGTGCTGCTGGCCTCCCGCGCGATCCTCGGCAACACGGTGTGGGTGCTGATGGTCGTCCTCGGCGTGCTCGTCGCGCCGAGCTTCTTCCGGCTGGTGCGCGGCATCGTCGCGGGCGTCCGCGGCGAGCTGTACGTGGACGCGGCGAAGGTGTCGGGCCTCACCGACCTGCGGATCATCGCGCGGCACGTGCTCATCGTCGTCCGCGCGCCGATCATCATCCAGATCGCGCTCGTCGCCGGGCTCGCGATCGGGCTGCAGGCCGGGCTGGAGTTCCTCGGCATCGGCAGCGGCGACACCCCGACCTGGGGCGCGATGCTGAACGAGGCGTTCCAGAACATGCAGCAGGCGCCCACCATGATCGTGTGGCCGGGCCTCGCGCTCGGGCTGACCAGCGCGTCCCTCGTGCTGCTCGCGAGCGCGCTGCGCGACGCGCTGGAGGACCGGAGCGACGCCCGCGCCGCCCGTCCGGCCCGCGCCGCCCGTCCGGCCCGCCGCGCCCCGGCGCCCGCGGTGCCCGCCGACGCCGCCGGCCGCGCGGACCTGCTGTCCGTCCGCGGGCTCGCCGTCTCCTACGGGACGAACGAGGTCGTGCACGGCATCGACCTGGACGTCCGGGCCGGCGAGATCGTCGGGCTCGTCGGCGAGTCGGGGTCGGGCAAGTCGCAGACGGCGTTCTCGGTCCTCGGCATCCTGCCCGAGGGCGGCCGCGTCAGCGGCGGCAGCGTCACCGTGCGCGGGCGCGAGATCGTCGGGCTGCCGGAGCGGGAGCACCGCGCGCTGCGCGGCGGCGTCGTCGCGTACGTCCCGCAGGAACCGATGAGCAACCTCGACCCGTCCTTCACGATCGGCGCCCAGCTCGTCGAGCCGATGCGGTACAAGCTGGGGATCTCGAAGGGCGAGGCCCGCGGCCGCGCGCTCGACCTGCTGCGGCAGGTCGAGATCGCGGACCCCGAGCGGACGTTCCGCGCGTACCCGCACGAGATCTCGGGCGGGATGGCGCAGCGCGTCCTGATCGCGGGCGCGATGTCCTGCGACCCGGAGTTGCTCATCGCGGACGAGCCGACGACCGCCCTCGACGTGCTGGTGCAGGCGGAGATCCTCGGGCTGCTCCGCCGCCTGCAGGCAGAGCGGGACCTCGGCGTCCTGCTCGTCACCCACAACCTCGGCGTCGTCGCCGACCTGTGCGACCGCGTCAACGTGATGCACGACGGCCGCATCGTCGAATCGGGCCCGGCCGGGCGGGTGCTGGGCGAGCCCACCGAACCGTACACGCGCCGCCTGCTCGGGGCCGTCCTGGACGACGTCCCGGCCCGCGAACCGTGGCGCCCCGCGCGGAAGGAACGGACGTGA
- a CDS encoding FAD-binding oxidoreductase, with the protein MAERSWWGWGNVADAVTGREAEALTGRVAALLPDADLTPHEPPAIADLRIPRPRVRAPRTLEHLASDAPRDRAAHSHGQAFRDVVRCLLGRLDRAVDLVVRPRTEQDVVDVLDWATGAGVAVIPFGGGTSVVGGVEPRDLDGYPGVAALDLTGLGRVLEVDPVSRAARVQAGILGPALEGELRRDGLTLRHFPQSFEFSTLGGWLATRAGGHFATVYTHIDDMVESMRVVSPSGVGESLRLPGSGAGPSPDRLFLGSEGALGVITEAWLRLRERPRWRAGAAVEFDDHAAAVTATRVIAQSGLFPANCRLLDPAEALINAGSSAPGGVLVLGFESADHPVDAPLERAVEICRDHGGRVPDGVTRGAGAGGAAETWRSAFLRMPYQRDALAARSMIVETFETACTWDRFDALRDAVRTAAAEALASLGETGVVTCRFTHVYPDGPAPYFGIYASGTWGRTAEQWDEIKAAVSDAVAARGGTITHHHAVGRDHRPWYDRQRPEPFAAALRAAKAALDPAGVLNPGVLLDPPAR; encoded by the coding sequence ATGGCGGAGCGGTCGTGGTGGGGCTGGGGGAACGTGGCCGACGCGGTGACGGGCCGGGAGGCCGAGGCGCTCACCGGCCGGGTCGCGGCGCTGCTGCCGGACGCCGACCTGACCCCGCACGAACCGCCCGCGATCGCCGACCTGCGCATCCCCCGGCCGCGGGTGCGGGCGCCGCGGACGCTCGAACACCTGGCGTCGGACGCCCCGCGCGACCGGGCGGCGCACAGCCACGGGCAGGCGTTCCGCGACGTCGTCCGGTGCCTGCTCGGACGCCTCGACCGCGCGGTCGACCTGGTCGTGCGCCCGCGCACCGAGCAGGACGTCGTGGACGTCCTCGACTGGGCCACCGGCGCCGGCGTCGCGGTCATCCCGTTCGGCGGCGGCACCTCGGTGGTCGGCGGGGTCGAGCCCCGGGACCTGGACGGCTACCCCGGTGTCGCCGCGCTCGACCTCACCGGGCTCGGCCGGGTGCTCGAGGTCGACCCCGTGAGCCGCGCGGCGCGCGTCCAGGCCGGGATCCTCGGCCCGGCGCTGGAAGGGGAGTTGCGCCGGGACGGGCTGACGCTGCGGCACTTCCCGCAGTCGTTCGAGTTCTCCACGCTCGGCGGCTGGCTGGCGACCCGCGCGGGCGGCCACTTCGCGACGGTCTACACCCACATCGACGACATGGTGGAGTCGATGCGGGTCGTCAGCCCGTCCGGCGTCGGCGAATCGCTCCGGCTGCCGGGGTCGGGCGCGGGCCCGTCGCCGGACCGGTTGTTCCTCGGCTCCGAGGGGGCGCTCGGTGTCATCACCGAGGCGTGGCTGCGGCTGCGCGAGCGCCCCCGGTGGCGGGCGGGCGCGGCGGTCGAGTTCGACGACCACGCCGCGGCCGTCACCGCGACCCGCGTGATCGCCCAGTCCGGGCTCTTCCCGGCGAACTGCCGGCTGCTCGATCCGGCCGAGGCGCTCATCAACGCGGGCTCGTCCGCGCCCGGCGGCGTCCTCGTCCTGGGGTTCGAGTCGGCCGACCATCCGGTGGACGCGCCGCTGGAGCGGGCGGTGGAGATCTGCCGCGACCACGGCGGCCGGGTCCCGGACGGCGTCACGCGCGGGGCGGGCGCGGGCGGCGCGGCGGAGACGTGGCGCTCGGCGTTCCTGCGGATGCCCTACCAGCGGGACGCGCTGGCCGCCCGGTCGATGATCGTGGAGACCTTCGAGACCGCCTGCACCTGGGACCGCTTCGACGCCCTCCGCGACGCCGTCCGCACCGCCGCCGCGGAGGCGCTCGCCTCCCTCGGCGAGACCGGCGTCGTGACCTGCCGGTTCACCCACGTCTACCCGGACGGCCCGGCGCCCTACTTCGGGATCTACGCCTCCGGCACGTGGGGGCGGACGGCCGAGCAGTGGGACGAGATCAAGGCGGCGGTCTCGGACGCCGTCGCGGCCCGCGGCGGCACGATCACCCACCACCACGCCGTCGGCCGCGACCACCGGCCCTGGTACGACCGGCAGCGTCCCGAGCCCTTCGCCGCCGCCCTCCGCGCGGCGAAGGCGGCGCTCGACCCGGCGGGCGTCCTCAACCCCGGCGTCCTCCTCGACCCGCCCGCCCGCTGA
- a CDS encoding TetR/AcrR family transcriptional regulator has protein sequence MSEQSPRRASGGRRTPARTGSADRKRPTKGERTRATILDAATELFSRSGFHAVSLRDIAAHAGLTHAGLLHHFPGKEDVLVKVLGRRDRADAALMFGPGTDERPELLLDAVVRIVHRNMRTPGMVGLYVKISGEATDPEHPAHDYFVQRYRLLRERLTNAFAELFARPDPPLHHDAGIVAGQFLALMDGLQTQWLLEPEAVDMHASVVAFLRQLGLALELSAEPAPPTPATSATSGSGSPEPPLSPPSPA, from the coding sequence ATGAGCGAACAGAGCCCGCGACGGGCGTCCGGCGGCCGCCGGACCCCCGCCCGCACGGGGTCCGCGGATCGCAAGAGGCCCACCAAGGGCGAGCGGACCCGCGCGACGATCCTCGACGCGGCCACCGAGCTGTTCTCCCGGTCCGGGTTCCACGCCGTCTCCCTGCGCGACATCGCCGCGCACGCCGGGCTCACCCACGCGGGCCTGCTGCACCACTTCCCCGGCAAGGAGGACGTGCTCGTCAAGGTGCTCGGCCGCCGCGACCGCGCCGACGCGGCACTGATGTTCGGGCCCGGCACCGACGAGCGTCCCGAGCTGCTGCTGGACGCGGTCGTCCGCATCGTCCACCGGAACATGCGGACGCCCGGCATGGTCGGCCTGTACGTCAAGATCTCCGGCGAGGCCACCGATCCCGAGCACCCCGCGCACGACTACTTCGTCCAGCGCTACCGGCTGCTCCGCGAACGGCTCACCAACGCGTTCGCGGAGCTGTTCGCCCGGCCCGACCCGCCCCTGCACCACGACGCGGGCATCGTCGCCGGGCAGTTCCTCGCCCTCATGGACGGCCTGCAGACGCAGTGGCTCCTGGAACCCGAGGCCGTCGACATGCACGCGTCCGTCGTCGCGTTCCTCCGCCAGCTCGGGCTCGCCCTCGAACTGTCCGCCGAGCCCGCGCCGCCGACGCCCGCGACGTCCGCGACGTCCGGTAGCGGCTCGCCCGAACCGCCCCTGTCCCCGCCCTCGCCCGCGTAA
- a CDS encoding ATP-binding cassette domain-containing protein: MNDTDAKDTDMRDGALLTVRDLRVSFPGKGLRAPRTEVLKGVSLDVRPGETLGLVGGSGSGKTTIGRAILGLAPVESGTITFAGERMDGASKKRRRRLSRDVQVVFQDPYTSLNPSLAIGDTLAEPLLAQGTGRRDARRRVADLLERVHLPSDAAARLPREFSGGQRQRVAIARALAIGPKLIVCDEPVSALDLTTQRTVLDLLLEIQDRTGVAYLFVSHDLAVVRFMSHRVAVLHRGEIVETGDAAQVTGDPRHPYTRNLLLAAPVADVAAQRARRAEFERAAD; the protein is encoded by the coding sequence GTGAACGACACCGACGCCAAGGACACCGACATGCGGGACGGGGCCCTGCTCACCGTCCGGGACCTGCGGGTCTCCTTCCCCGGCAAGGGCCTGCGGGCGCCGCGCACCGAGGTGCTGAAGGGCGTCTCGCTGGACGTGCGGCCCGGCGAGACGCTCGGGCTGGTCGGCGGCTCGGGCTCCGGCAAGACGACGATCGGGCGCGCGATCCTCGGGCTCGCCCCCGTCGAGTCCGGCACGATCACGTTCGCGGGCGAGCGCATGGACGGCGCCTCGAAGAAGCGGCGGCGGCGGCTCAGCCGGGACGTCCAGGTCGTCTTCCAGGACCCGTACACCTCGCTGAACCCGTCCCTGGCCATCGGCGACACCCTCGCCGAGCCCCTCCTCGCCCAGGGCACCGGCCGCCGCGACGCGCGCCGCCGCGTCGCCGACCTGCTGGAACGCGTGCACCTGCCGTCCGACGCCGCCGCCCGGCTGCCCCGCGAGTTCTCCGGCGGCCAGCGGCAGCGCGTCGCGATCGCCCGCGCCCTCGCGATCGGCCCGAAGCTGATCGTGTGCGACGAGCCCGTCTCCGCGCTCGACCTGACGACGCAGCGCACCGTCCTCGACCTCCTCCTGGAGATCCAGGACCGGACGGGCGTCGCGTACCTGTTCGTCTCGCACGACCTCGCCGTCGTCCGGTTCATGAGCCACCGGGTCGCGGTGCTGCACCGGGGCGAGATCGTCGAGACGGGCGACGCGGCGCAGGTCACGGGCGACCCGCGGCACCCGTACACGCGGAACCTGCTGCTCGCCGCGCCCGTCGCGGACGTCGCCGCGCAGCGCGCCCGCCGCGCGGAGTTCGAGCGCGCCGCGGACTGA